Proteins found in one Pieris napi chromosome 11, ilPieNapi1.2, whole genome shotgun sequence genomic segment:
- the LOC125054175 gene encoding apyrase-like, with the protein MLVLILLGLVICVSGQDYELNIVHYNDFHARFVETSQSGRICDPAAGPCIGGFARLATKIRESVQKQPNSLVLNGGDTFQGTIWFNLLKWNVTKDFMNMVYHDAHVLGNHEFDHGVSELVPYLKNLDHQVVTANIIDDEEPSIQGLYKPSIVVEKNGRKIGIIGVIISSTHELASTGKLKFTDEVETVKAEAEKLTQQGVDIIVVLSHCGINIDEEIARRAGPHIDIIVGGHSHSLLYNGEPPINSSYVPYGPYPLTVENELKRKVLIVQAGAHTEYLGEIKLTFDDAGHITDWTGNPHYLGPEVKEAPDVMEKINEYLPRINELAKRKVGESKVFLSADCRCGECNLGNLICDAFMHAVMNKATGSNWHYARFCVMNRGSIRSDIVSGDITFEAMLQSMPFENNVEVFDLRGDHVLEMLEYSVANQPWPGARMLQYSGLRVNFDGSRPLNQRVLNVTVRCIECEVPRYEPLDPNKTYKIVSQNFLAEGGDGFTMISKNRGPREIIGIDSDVFMSYLERELPVIRDQDGRIHITNACENEN; encoded by the exons ATGCTGGTTTTAATTCTCTTAGGTTTAGTTATTTGTGTGAGTGGACAGgattatgaattaaatattgtacattACAATGATTTTCATGCGAG gttCGTTGAGACTAGTCAATCGGGTAGGATTTGTGATCCAGCTGCAGGACCTTGCATTGGGGGCTTCGCCAGGCTGGCGACAAAGATCCGAGAATCAGTGCAAAAACAGCCCAACTCTCTGGTGCTGAACGGCGGTGATACCTTCCAAGGTACCATCTGGTTCAATCTTTTGAAGTGGAACGTGACGAAAGACTTTATGAATATGGTGTATCATGATGCTCAT GTACTAGGAAACCATGAATTCGATCATGGAGTTTCGGAACTGGTTCCCTACCTCAAAAACCTTGATCATCAAGTGGTAACAGCCAACATAATAGATGATGAGGAGCCCAGTATTCAGGGGTTATATAAGCCAAGTATTGTGGTGGAGAAGAATGGAAGAAAGATTGGTATCATTGGTGTTATTATTTCAAGTACTcat gaGTTAGCCTCGACTGGAAAACTAAAATTCACAGACGAAGTAGAAACAGTAAAAGCGGAAGCTGAGAAGTTGACTCAACAAGGCGTGGATATTATTGTCGTTTTGTCACACTGTGGTATAAATATTGATGA AGAGATAGCTCGTCGTGCGGGACCTCacattgacataattgtaggtGGGCATAGCCACTCACTTCTATATAATGGAGAACCACCTATAAACTCTTCTTACGTCCCATATGGCCCGTACCCTCTAACTGTTGAAAATGAACTTAAACGA AAAGTATTAATAGTACAAGCGGGTGCGCATACAGAATATCTGggagaaattaaattaactttcgATGATGCCGGTCATATAACGGATTGGACCGGAAATCCACATTATCTAGGACCGGAAGTTAAAGAAG CTCCTGATGTAATGGAGAAAATCAACGAATATTTACCAAGAATAAACGAACTAGCAAAAAGGAAAGTCGGTGAATCAAAAGTATTCCTCTCTGCAGACTGTCGCTGTGGAGAATGTAATCTAGGAAACCTAATTTGTGATGCTTTTATGCATGCT GTCATGAATAAAGCTACAGGAAGTAATTGGCATTACGCTCGCTTCTGTGTTATGAACAGAGGGTCCATTCGGAGTGACATTGTCAGCGGAG acaTAACGTTCGAAGCCATGTTACAGTCTATGCCATTTGAGAATAATGTTGAGGTGTTTGACTTACGTGGAGACCATGTTTTGGAGATGTTGGAATACAGCGTGGCTAATCAACCTTGGCCTGGGGCAAGGATGTTGCAATACTCTG GTCTTCGCGTTAACTTCGACGGTTCTAGGCCACTCAATCAGCGAGTTCTCAATGTGACTGTGCGATGTATTGAATGTGAAGTGCCACGTTACGAGCCTTTGGACCCCAATAAGACGTACAAAATCGTGTCACAAAATTTCTTGGCTGAAGGAGGAGATGGGTTTACT atGATATCGAAAAATCGTGGGCCGAGAGAAATCATTGGTATAGACAGTGACGTCTTTATGAGTTACTTAGAGAGAGAACTCCCCGTTATCAGAGACCAGGATGGACGGATACATATAACGAATGCCTGCGAAAACGAAAACTGA